CTTCCGCATTGCTTACATGAATCATTAATTGTTTTTCGTTTTACTTCGCCTTTCGCATTCTACTTCTTGTAGTGAAAGCGGGCTTGCAAGAAAATGATTTGCTTTTCCTCAACGATATAAACCAGCCGGTCTTGTTTGGTTATACGACGTGACCAAATACCCGGCCCCAAGTGTTTCAATGCTTCCGGTTTGCCTATCCCATTAAAGGGATCTCGCATGACGGCTTCAATCAAATCGAGTACGCGCAATGCTGTCTTACGATTGGTCTTTACCCAAAGTTGAATATCCTCTCTGCAATGGGGAGCAAAGACCGCGTTGCGATCTCTTTTACTTGTCATCAACCAGTCCCAGCGCTTCTCTGAATGCCTCTAC
The sequence above is a segment of the Bacteroidota bacterium genome. Coding sequences within it:
- a CDS encoding Txe/YoeB family addiction module toxin, with protein sequence MTSKRDRNAVFAPHCREDIQLWVKTNRKTALRVLDLIEAVMRDPFNGIGKPEALKHLGPGIWSRRITKQDRLVYIVEEKQIIFLQARFHYKK